Part of the Bactrocera dorsalis isolate Fly_Bdor unplaced genomic scaffold, ASM2337382v1 BdCtg184, whole genome shotgun sequence genome is shown below.
CTaagcaattttacataaaatattttacaattcctTAGTCACATGTGCGTCACTTGTGATTTTTTAATTGCGAAATTGCATGAATTGCGTGGACTCTGTTTAACAATTCGTTAAAAgacttaattttaataatatttaataaaaacatcgattcaaatatcaaatatcctaaaatgtatatttttttgtgtttgttttttgtaaattcaaACGTTGTTCATGTGTATGCTGGTGTCTTGCAATTAATTACATTGCGTTCCTGAGCTGTTGCGGTAGGCTTTAGTTGCAATAGTAGTTTTACTTTATCGTAAATGGTGAGTTTTTAGGATATTTGGGTATCATTGCTTAGTTAATGTTTGTTCTTTGGCCGTTGCAAGTTGATATTTTAGATCAACAAATCTTCACTTAGCGCAGCACTAACAAATTTGTGATTTCAATACGTCTAAAATGAGTTATAATATGGTAAATGTGTTGATAAAATAAGATTGCATTTTGGGGTTTTCAATTAAATAGTATTTCCGCCTAAATggactttaataaaaattaaattaaatctcaaaagaattatgtatatcaataatatcaaaattaatttattttgctgctGGTGTATCCTCAGGTGCGGGCAGTTTCTCCCAGGTGGGCTCAACTCCCCAGATATCTCTGGCGTATTCGGCAATGGTGCGATCGGAAGAGAATTTACCACTGGAAGCGATGTTGTGGATAGACATCTCCAACCATTTAGCTTGGttctaaaacaaaacaaaacgaacaatttatttcaaacaataataacaaaggcAAAACTAATGATTCTCACCTGGTAAATCTTCGACACCAGCTCTTGTGCCTTGATGTAAGATTCGTAATCGGCCAACAAGTAGTAGTGATCGTACTTCAGCAAAATATCCGCAATATTCTTGAATTCATTTGGATTGCTTGGGCTGAAGAATCCACCTTGTATTTGGTCGATGCATTGTCTGATCTCAGGGTTCTTGTTGTAGTAGTCGTAGGCGTTGTAACCACGTTTCTTAAGCGCCTCAACCTCCTCTACGGTCATGCCGAAAATGAAGATGTTGCCGTTGCCCATTTCTTCGGCCATCTCAACGTTGGCGCCGTCCAAGGTACCAATGGTGAGGGCGCCGTTTAACATGAACTTCATGTTGCCCGTGCCGGATGCTTCAGTGCCGGCAGTGGAGATTTGCTCCGAAAGATCGGCGGCGGGCATGATTTTCTCGGCCAAAGTGACGCGGTAATTTTCCAAAAAGATTACCTTCAACTTGTCACCCACAATTGGATCGTTGTTGACAACATTGCCGACAGCGCAGATCAACTTGATGATTTGTTTGGCTACATAGTAACCGGGCGCGGCTTTGCCACCGATCATAATGGTACGTGGGGTAACGTTGGCGGTGGGATCCTTCTTAATGCGGTTGTACAGAGTGATGATGTGCAAACAGTTCAACAACTGACGTTTGTATTCGTGGATACGTTTAACCTGAATATCGAACATAGAGGCAGGGTTCACTTTGACGCCATAATCTTTCTCCAAGATCTGTGCCAACTTCAGTTTGTTCTCTTGTTTCACACGTGCAACGTTGCGTTGGAAGTTGGGATCCTTGGCCCACTTCTTGATCGCCACCAGCTGTTCCAAGTGCACTGGCCACTCATCGCCGATCTTCTCGGCAATCAAGTCAGACAGACCGGGGTTGCAAAGCAACAACCAGCGACGTGGTGTAATACCGTTGGTCTTGTTCTGGAACTTATGTGGTTCCAGCTCATAGAAATCACGGAAGAGATCCTTCTTTAAGATTTCAGAATGAATAGCGGCTACACCGTTCACAGCATGCGAGCCCACAATGGACACGTGCGCCATGTTGATGCGTTTCTCGCCATCCTCTTCCACCAATGACATGCGACGCATACGATCAAAATCACCAGGATATTGCTTGGCCACCTTCTCCATGAATAGGAAGTTGATGTGGTAAATGATCTGCAAATGTCTTGGCAGAATGGACTCCAGCATGGAAACGGGCCAGCGTTCCAAGGCTTCGGGCAAGACGGTGTGGTTGGTATAAGCACAGGTACGTACAGTAATATCCCAAGCCTTTTCCCAATCCAAATTCTCCTCATCGATGAGGATACGCATCAATTCGGGAATAGCCAACGAAGGATGGGTGTCGTTCAATTGGATGGCAACTTTATCAGGGAAATGATCGAAGTGTTGGCGTACGCTTTCCCGTGAGCCGAACTTCGAGGCCTTGTAGCGACGAACAATATCGTGCAGCGTGGCCGCGACCATGAAATATTCTTGCTTAAGACGCAATTCCTTGCCCTCGAAGAAGTTGTCGTTGGGGTAAAGTACACGTGAAATGTTTTCAGCCAAGTTACGATCCAACACGGCCTGGATATAATCACCATCGTTGACTAAAATAGTAAGAGGAAATCAATCATAAGTTAAGTGCAGAATATAAGCGATTAAATTCAACTTACAGAACTTCAAATTGAAATCGACGGGGCTCTTAGCTGACCACAAACGCAGTGTATTGACGTGATTGTTACCGTAACCGGGAATGGGGTTGTCATATGGCATAGCGTACACAATCTGTGTGTCGACCCACTTCTTACCCTCGGGTGTATCAATAACGCGTCCATAGAAGTGAACGGGCTTCATGAATTCGGGACGTGCCTTCTCCCATGGGTTACCATAACGTAACCAATCATCGGGTTCCTCTTGCTGTTCACCATTTAAGATCTTTTGTGCGAAAATACCGTATTCATAACGAATACCATAACCATAAGCCGCCAAACCGAGTGTGGCCATAGAATCCAAGAAGCAAGCTGCCAAACGTCCCAAGCCACCGTTACCCAGACCAGCGTCTTCCTCGATATCCTCGAGATTCTCAATGTCCAAACCCAATTGATACATGGCCTCTTCACATTCGCTTTGAATGCCAAGATTGATCATAGTGTTTTGGAGTGAGCGACCCATGTAGTATTCCAGAGACAAATAGTAGACGCGCTAAAAGCAAAAAGAGAAGCaaagtttacaatttttgtgaatagtttaaataattttagtcaAGCTTTAGGTTTGAAAATCATTAAAGGctaaaaaataacg
Proteins encoded:
- the LOC105222009 gene encoding glycogen phosphorylase; amino-acid sequence: MSRPPTDEERRKQISVRGIAEVGNVTLVKKNFNRHLHYTLVKDRNVATMRDYYFALANTVRDNMVGRWIRTQQMYYEKDPKRVYYLSLEYYMGRSLQNTMINLGIQSECEEAMYQLGLDIENLEDIEEDAGLGNGGLGRLAACFLDSMATLGLAAYGYGIRYEYGIFAQKILNGEQQEEPDDWLRYGNPWEKARPEFMKPVHFYGRVIDTPEGKKWVDTQIVYAMPYDNPIPGYGNNHVNTLRLWSAKSPVDFNLKFFNDGDYIQAVLDRNLAENISRVLYPNDNFFEGKELRLKQEYFMVAATLHDIVRRYKASKFGSRESVRQHFDHFPDKVAIQLNDTHPSLAIPELMRILIDEENLDWEKAWDITVRTCAYTNHTVLPEALERWPVSMLESILPRHLQIIYHINFLFMEKVAKQYPGDFDRMRRMSLVEEDGEKRINMAHVSIVGSHAVNGVAAIHSEILKKDLFRDFYELEPHKFQNKTNGITPRRWLLLCNPGLSDLIAEKIGDEWPVHLEQLVAIKKWAKDPNFQRNVARVKQENKLKLAQILEKDYGVKVNPASMFDIQVKRIHEYKRQLLNCLHIITLYNRIKKDPTANVTPRTIMIGGKAAPGYYVAKQIIKLICAVGNVVNNDPIVGDKLKVIFLENYRVTLAEKIMPAADLSEQISTAGTEASGTGNMKFMLNGALTIGTLDGANVEMAEEMGNGNIFIFGMTVEEVEALKKRGYNAYDYYNKNPEIRQCIDQIQGGFFSPSNPNEFKNIADILLKYDHYYLLADYESYIKAQELVSKIYQNQAKWLEMSIHNIASSGKFSSDRTIAEYARDIWGVEPTWEKLPAPEDTPAAK